The proteins below come from a single Serratia fonticola genomic window:
- the gntK gene encoding gluconokinase, producing the protein MTNNQNRVYVIMGVSGSGKSAVANAVAQQLSANFLDGDFLHPRCNIQKMASGEPLNDDDRAPWLAALNDAAFAMQRTNAVSIIVCSALKKHYRDRLRAGNDNLSFIYLHGDFPVIEARLAARKGHFFKPQMLVTQFATLEQPGQDEVDVQAIDIDQPLDAVIADTVRHIQSFLPQKACA; encoded by the coding sequence ATGACCAATAATCAGAATCGTGTTTACGTCATTATGGGCGTTTCCGGCAGCGGCAAGTCTGCCGTCGCCAATGCTGTTGCCCAACAGCTATCAGCCAACTTCCTGGACGGTGACTTTCTCCATCCTCGCTGCAATATCCAGAAAATGGCCTCAGGCGAACCGCTCAATGACGACGATCGCGCACCCTGGTTGGCCGCCCTGAACGACGCCGCTTTCGCCATGCAGCGTACCAATGCGGTCTCGATCATCGTCTGCTCTGCGCTGAAAAAACATTATCGCGATCGGCTGCGTGCCGGTAACGACAATCTGTCATTCATCTATTTGCACGGCGACTTCCCAGTGATCGAAGCTCGGCTGGCTGCCCGCAAGGGGCATTTCTTCAAACCCCAAATGTTGGTCACCCAGTTCGCCACGCTGGAGCAGCCGGGCCAAGATGAAGTTGACGTCCAGGCCATCGATATCGATCAGCCGCTGGATGCGGTGATTGCCGACACTGTGCG